Proteins from a genomic interval of Rhodococcus rhodochrous:
- a CDS encoding ubiquitin-like protein Pup: MAQEQTTRGGGGDDDEVVGDGGAGQERREKLASDTDDLLDEIDDVLEENAEDFVRAYVQKGGQ; the protein is encoded by the coding sequence ATGGCACAGGAGCAGACCACACGCGGTGGCGGCGGAGACGACGACGAGGTCGTCGGTGACGGCGGTGCCGGTCAGGAGCGTCGCGAGAAGCTCGCCTCGGACACCGACGATCTTCTCGACGAGATCGACGACGTGCTCGAGGAGAACGCAGAGGACTTCGTGCGGGCATATGTGCAGAAAGGTGGCCAGTGA